The sequence below is a genomic window from Mycobacterium sp. ITM-2016-00316.
GGCGGCCCCCGCGGTCGCGGCGCTCGTGGCCGCGGCAAGCGCGGTGACGTGCGCGCCGCGATCCTGACCCTGCTCACCGAACGTCCCATGCACGGGTACGAGATGACCCAGGAGATCGCCGCCCGCAGCAACGATCTGTGGAAGCCGAGCCCCGGCTCGGTCTACCCGACCCTGCAACTGCTGGTCGACGAGGGTCTGATCACCCCGACCGAGAGCGAGGGCAGCAAGAAGACCTTCGAGCTCACCGAGGAAGGCCGCGCTGCGGCCGCCAAGATCGAGACCGCCCCGTGGGATGAGATCGCCGAGGACGCCGATCCCAACGCGGTGAACCTGCGGGCGGCGCTGGGCCAGCTGTTCGGCGCCGTCGGGCAGTCGGCGCACGCCGCCTCTGCCGATCAGCAGCGGCGCATCCTCGACATCGTCAACACCGCACGTCGCGAGATCTATCAAATTCTCGGCGAGGAGTGACGCCCGTAGCATGGCCAGACGATGATCACCGGTAACTTTCTCGATGTTCTGATCCCGCTGCTGGTCGCGGTTCTCGCCGCGGCCGGCAGCGTGATCGGGATTCCGTTCCGCGACGCCGATTCCTACACCCGCCGCCGCGGCATGTGGCTGCTGATGTTGGTCGCGGTGTCGGCGATCGCCACCTACGCCGCGCTCGATTCGACCTCCGCGGGAGGGAGCGCACTGAGGCTGCGGGGCTGGCAGCCGCGGCCGTCGCCGCCGCCGTCGGCGCCCATGTGCTCTGGCGCAGAGTTGTTCTCGATGCCGAGCGGGGCACCGCCACGAAGGCCACCGCCGCCACCGGCCTGGCTGTGGTGGTCATCATCGCGGCGGTGTCGTTCAGTTACGTCGACGGCAGAGCCTGCCGTCAGGTCGAACCACTGGTCGCGCTGAGCGCCCAATCGTTCGTGATGCCGAGCTTCACGAACGAGCCAGGACCGACGCCCGGCGAT
It includes:
- a CDS encoding PadR family transcriptional regulator, coding for MNTPFTPPNPAFGFGPAAFGPVGFDRRHARREFRDHIREQAAGQQGPFGPGFGPGFGRGFGPGFGGPGFGGPRGRGARGRGKRGDVRAAILTLLTERPMHGYEMTQEIAARSNDLWKPSPGSVYPTLQLLVDEGLITPTESEGSKKTFELTEEGRAAAAKIETAPWDEIAEDADPNAVNLRAALGQLFGAVGQSAHAASADQQRRILDIVNTARREIYQILGEE